In a single window of the Thiohalophilus sp. genome:
- a CDS encoding glycerate kinase type-2 family protein — translation MQLADANAESLLLELYHAGLGAVAGESVTARYLRQRPWQPEKPVALLACGKAAPAMARGAAAVLGQRVEHALLVTKHGYREPGLPAHWQCLEAGHPLPDEASLQAGQRVLEFVAALPADMPLLTLISGGSSALLEVLPPGVSLADLRRVNDWLLGSGADIAAMNRVRKTLSCIKGGKLAGYPDGRPVLNLMISDVPGDDPAVIGSGLLTSQGADAPLPELPDWLAMLLAKRADCPPTAASTSLIEQQIIACNRDACEAAAEAARARSLAVEVHDPLYAPLSEVTAQLAGFLRTAAPGVHIWGGEPTLSLPPSPGRGGRNQHLALSLALALQGESDITVLCGATDGSDGPGNDAGAIIDGTTVQQAIDYPAGAGRALARADSGTFLAEASALIDTGPTGTNVMDLVIAIKTGPRDE, via the coding sequence ATGCAACTTGCCGATGCCAACGCCGAATCACTGCTGCTGGAGCTTTATCACGCCGGCCTGGGGGCGGTTGCCGGCGAGTCGGTGACCGCGCGTTATCTGCGTCAGCGGCCCTGGCAGCCGGAGAAGCCGGTGGCGCTGCTGGCCTGTGGCAAGGCGGCGCCGGCCATGGCCCGGGGCGCGGCGGCAGTCCTCGGCCAGCGGGTTGAACACGCTCTGCTGGTAACCAAACACGGTTACCGCGAGCCGGGCTTGCCCGCGCACTGGCAGTGCCTGGAAGCCGGCCACCCGCTGCCGGATGAGGCGAGTCTGCAGGCCGGTCAGCGGGTACTCGAATTTGTCGCGGCGTTGCCGGCCGACATGCCGCTATTGACGCTGATCTCCGGCGGCAGCTCGGCCCTGCTGGAAGTGTTGCCGCCGGGGGTGAGCCTGGCGGATCTGCGCCGGGTCAATGACTGGCTGCTGGGCAGCGGCGCTGATATTGCTGCCATGAACCGGGTGCGCAAGACGCTCTCCTGCATCAAGGGGGGCAAGCTGGCCGGCTATCCGGACGGGCGGCCGGTACTGAATCTGATGATTTCCGATGTCCCCGGGGATGATCCGGCGGTGATCGGCTCGGGATTGCTGACCTCCCAGGGGGCGGATGCGCCACTGCCGGAGCTGCCCGACTGGCTGGCGATGTTGCTGGCCAAACGGGCCGATTGTCCGCCGACGGCGGCCTCGACGTCGCTGATTGAACAGCAAATTATCGCCTGCAATCGGGATGCCTGTGAGGCTGCCGCTGAGGCGGCCCGGGCCCGCTCGCTGGCGGTGGAAGTCCATGATCCGCTGTATGCGCCACTCTCCGAGGTGACGGCGCAGCTGGCCGGGTTTTTGCGCACGGCAGCGCCCGGCGTGCATATCTGGGGCGGGGAACCGACCCTGAGCTTGCCCCCGTCGCCGGGCCGTGGCGGGCGTAATCAGCACCTGGCCCTGAGCCTGGCGCTGGCCTTGCAGGGGGAATCGGATATTACCGTATTGTGCGGGGCCACCGACGGCAGCGATGGCCCCGGTAATGATGCCGGTGCGATTATTGACGGCACTACCGTGCAACAGGCTATCGATTACCCGGCCGGCGCCGGCCGGGCCCTGGCGCGTGCCGACAGTGGGACATTTCTGGCCGAAGCCAGCGCACTGATCGACACCGGGCCGACCGGGACCAATGTTATGGATCTGGTTATCGCCATCAAAACAGGGCCGAGGGACGAGTAA
- a CDS encoding NUDIX hydrolase, whose protein sequence is MSFPQLAVGAIVRRGTAVLLVQRATAPNTGQWAIPGGKVRAGETLQQAAEREIKEETGVVIRAGEPIFYFDVIERDAQGELRYHYVIVDLLAEYLGGEPQADDDALDAAWVAPQTLASLDINTTTRQLLARLEAGPVSDDSDDQQCHDPERHSQ, encoded by the coding sequence ATGTCCTTTCCCCAACTGGCGGTCGGCGCCATCGTCCGGCGCGGCACCGCCGTGTTACTGGTACAACGCGCCACCGCCCCTAATACCGGTCAATGGGCCATCCCCGGCGGCAAGGTACGGGCCGGCGAAACCCTGCAACAGGCCGCGGAACGGGAAATTAAAGAGGAAACCGGCGTCGTTATCCGGGCCGGGGAGCCGATATTCTATTTTGATGTGATCGAACGGGACGCCCAGGGCGAGCTGCGCTATCACTATGTGATCGTGGATCTGCTCGCCGAGTATCTCGGCGGCGAACCGCAGGCCGACGACGACGCGCTCGACGCCGCCTGGGTGGCGCCTCAGACCCTGGCGAGCCTGGACATCAACACCACGACCCGCCAGCTTCTGGCCCGGCTGGAAGCCGGGCCGGTTTCAGACGATAGCGATGACCAGCAGTGCCACGACCCCGAGCGACACAGCCAGTGA
- a CDS encoding O-succinylhomoserine sulfhydrylase gives MTNFDDEWAIETLAVRAGQVRTAENEHSEPIFTTSSYVFGSAAEAAARFKGESPGNIYSRFTNPTVRTFEHRLAAMEGGESCVATASGMSAILSTCLGLLQQGDHIVSSRSIFGTTVVLFDKYLSKAGIETSYVPLTDLEAWQQAIRPNTKLLFLETPSNPLTEVADIQALADLAHANDCLLVVDNCLCTPVLQQPFKLGADIVIHSATKYIDGQGRCIGGAVVGDSKLVGEEVFGFLRTGGPSLSPFNAWVFLKGLETLNVRMKAHSENAQELAEYLLQHARVSRVFYPGLTSHPQHELASRQQIGYGGVLAFEVAGGQEAAWKLIDRTRLLSITANLGDAKSTITHPATTTHGRLSDEQRAESGITPGLVRIAVGLENVGDIIADLERGLK, from the coding sequence ATGACGAACTTTGATGACGAGTGGGCGATAGAGACGCTGGCGGTACGCGCCGGGCAGGTGCGCACGGCAGAAAACGAACATTCAGAACCGATTTTTACCACCTCCAGTTATGTGTTCGGCAGCGCTGCCGAGGCGGCGGCGCGCTTCAAGGGTGAATCGCCGGGGAATATCTATTCGCGCTTTACCAACCCGACAGTGCGGACTTTCGAACACCGTCTGGCCGCGATGGAAGGCGGCGAGTCCTGTGTGGCGACGGCTTCGGGCATGTCGGCGATTCTCAGTACCTGCCTGGGGCTGTTGCAACAGGGCGACCATATTGTCTCTTCGCGATCGATTTTCGGCACCACGGTGGTGTTGTTCGACAAGTACCTGAGCAAGGCCGGCATCGAGACCAGTTATGTCCCGCTGACCGATCTCGAGGCGTGGCAACAGGCGATCCGGCCCAATACCAAACTGCTGTTTCTCGAAACGCCGTCCAACCCGTTGACCGAGGTGGCCGATATCCAGGCGCTGGCCGATCTGGCGCATGCCAACGATTGCCTGCTGGTGGTGGATAACTGCTTGTGCACACCGGTGCTGCAACAACCCTTCAAGTTGGGTGCGGATATTGTGATCCATTCCGCGACCAAATACATTGACGGGCAGGGCCGTTGCATCGGCGGTGCGGTGGTAGGCGACAGCAAACTGGTCGGTGAAGAGGTATTCGGTTTTTTGCGCACTGGCGGACCAAGTCTCAGTCCGTTCAACGCCTGGGTCTTTCTCAAGGGATTGGAAACCCTGAACGTGCGCATGAAAGCACACAGCGAGAATGCCCAGGAACTGGCCGAGTATCTGCTGCAGCATGCCAGAGTCAGCCGGGTGTTTTATCCCGGCCTGACGAGTCATCCGCAGCACGAACTGGCTTCGCGTCAACAGATCGGCTACGGCGGCGTGCTGGCCTTTGAGGTGGCAGGCGGCCAGGAAGCCGCCTGGAAGCTGATCGATCGCACCCGGTTGTTGTCTATTACTGCCAACCTCGGTGATGCCAAAAGCACCATCACCCACCCGGCCACCACCACCCACGGCCGACTCAGCGACGAACAGCGTGCCGAGTCGGGTATCACCCCGGGGCTGGTGCGGATCGCCGTCGGACTGGAAAACGTGGGCGATATCATCGCTGATCTTGAACGGGGGCTGAAGTAA